In Helianthus annuus cultivar XRQ/B chromosome 8, HanXRQr2.0-SUNRISE, whole genome shotgun sequence, a single genomic region encodes these proteins:
- the LOC110869727 gene encoding protein YIF1A yields MEKNRRQRLRNKRVLGFLGHWTRITEPVGVRLAYKPPIYDINAPYLYISLMALYVVLAGFSLGLQGKFIPEALNWFFMKGIVGCFLQVSLLKMSLFSLDGAEAPLLDIVAYAGYAFTGLCLAVLGRIIVSYSYYILMPWTCLCMRIFLVKTMKRVPFSEVRSFDSSRHQYHYLLLFIALAQFPLFIWLGNITLNWLF; encoded by the exons ATGGAGAAGAATAGAAGACAGCGGCTGCGTAACAAGCGTGTTTTAGGCTTTTTG GGCCATTGGACAAGAATTACCGAGCCTGTGGGGGTTAGGCTAGCATATAAACCCCCTATCTATGATATTAATGCTCCATATTTGTATATCTCATTGATGGCTTTATACGTTGTTCTTGCTGGCTTCTCATTGGGACTACAAGGGAA GTTTATCCCAGAAGCACTGAACTGGTTCTTCATGAAGGGAATAGTGGGTTGTTTTTTACAGGTTTCACTTCTAAAAATGTCATTATTTTCACTGGATGGTGCAGAAGCACCTCTGCTAGACATTGTAGCTTACGCTGGGTACGCCTTCACTGGATTGTGCCTTGCGGTCCTCGGTAGAATCATTGTGTCGTACTCTTACTA taTTCTAATGCCGTGGACTTGCCTATGCATGAGAATCTTTTTGGTGAAAACTATGAAACGTGTTCCTTTTTCGGAGGTTAGAAGTTTTGATTCCAGCAGGCACCAATACCATTACTTGCTGCTGTTTATCGCTTTAGCACAATTTCCTCTCTTCATTTGGCTCGGAAATATCACCCTCAATTGGCTCTTTTAG